From Caretta caretta isolate rCarCar2 chromosome 14, rCarCar1.hap1, whole genome shotgun sequence, the proteins below share one genomic window:
- the CANT1 gene encoding soluble calcium-activated nucleotidase 1, protein MRVPPSQRLEWSESMSPLRISVGGLPVLASMTKAADPRFRLRWKAILVSSLSVALGLLLLCFHRSATGRPAPANAHNWRLSPLPGDRYNDTYPLSPPQRNSEGVRYRIGVIADLDTSSKGPQEHTWFSYLKKGYLTLSASGDRVTVEWDRADSVLESHLAEKGRGMELSELVVFNGKLYAVDDRTGVVYLIEGTTMVPWVILSDGDGTVGKGFKAEWLAVKDEHLYVGGLGKEWTTTTGEVMNENPEWVKVVGSKGDVGHENWVSNYNALRSAAGIRLPGYLIHESAAWSETLQRWFFLPRRASQERYDEKADEHRGTNLLLRATQDFSDIAVSHVGAAVPTHGFSSFKFIPDTDDQLIVALKSEEDDGKIATYIMAFTLDGRFLLPETRIGAVKYEGIEFI, encoded by the exons ATGCGCGTCCCGCCCAGCCAGCGCCTGGAATGGAGTGAGTCTATGAGCCCTCTCCGGATCAGCGTTGGTGGCCTTCCCGTCCTAGCGTCCATGACTAAGGCTGCTGACCCCCGCTTCCGACTGCGCTGGAAGGCTATCCTGGTGTCCTCGCTCAGCGTTGCCTTggggctgctcctgctctgctttcACCGCTCGGCCACGGGGAGACCGGCCCCAGCCAACGCCCACAACtggcggctcagcccgctgcccgGGGACAGGTACAATGACACCTACCCGCTGTCCCCGCCCCAGAGAAACTCGGAAGGGGTGCGCTACAGGATCGGGGTCATTGCCGACCTGGACACCAGCTCCAAGGGGCCACAGGAGCACACCTGGTTCAGTTACCTGAAGAAGGGCTACCTGACCCTGTCGGCCAGCGGGGACAGAGTGACGGTGGAGTGGGACCGGGCCGACAGCGTGCTGGAGTCCCATCTGGCCGAGAAGGGGAGAGGCATGGAGCTCTCTGAGCTGGTTGTCTTCAACGGGAAGCTGTATGCAGTGGACGACCGGACGGGAGTGGTCTATCTGATCGAGGGCACCACAATGGTCCCCTGGGTGATCCTATCGGATGGGGATGGCACCGTGGGCAAAG GCTTCAAAGCAGAGTGGCTGGCAGTGAAGGATGAACACCTGTACGTGGGTGGCCTGGGGAAAGAGTGGACCACGACCACCGGGGAGGTGATGAATGAGAACCCCGAGTGGGTGAAGGTGGTCGGCTCCAAGGGGGACGTGGGCCATGAGAACTGGGTGTCCAACTACAACGCACTGAGGTCAGCGGCTGGCATCAGGCTCCCAG gttACCTGATCCATGAGTCGGCCGCCTGGAGCGAGACGCTGCAGCGCTGGTTCTTCCTGCCGCGCCGGGCCAGCCAGGAGCGCTACGACGAGAAGGCCGACGAGCACCGGGGTACCAACCTGCTGCTGCGGGCCACGCAGGACTTCAGCGACATCGCCGTCAGCCACGTGGGGGCTGCCGTCCCGACCCACGGCTTCTCCTCCTTCAAATTCATCCCCGACACTGACGACCAGCTCATCGTGGCCCTGAAATCGGAGGAGGACGATGGCAAGATTGCCACCTACATCATGGCCTTCACGCTGGACGGGCGCTTCCTGCTGCCGGAGACCAGGATCGGGGCCGTGAAATACGAAGGGATTGAGTTTATTTAA
- the C1QTNF1 gene encoding complement C1q tumor necrosis factor-related protein 1 — MEGPWTLSCLLLACLLLPDSMLSQPSRPEEEQGEATRAPSHRHAARAERDPEKYHRNPDEQPPPSQCVRCCDPPTHSSALPHINITILKGEKGDRGERGLQGKFGKAGSAGSRGHMGPKGQKGSIGAMGEPCKSHYAAFSVGRKKPLHSNDYYQTLIFDTEFVNLYGHFNMFTGRFYCYVPGIYYFALNVHTWNQKETYLHIVKNGAEVVILYAQMSDRSIMQSQSVMLELQEQDEVWVRLFKGERENAVFSDEYDTYVTFSGYLIKHSGEP, encoded by the exons ATGGAGGGGCCCTGGACACTGagctgcctgctgctggcctgcctgCTGCTGCCCGACTCCATGCTGAGCCAGCCCAGCCGCcctgaggaggagcagggagaggcaACGCGGGCACCGTCTCACCGCCACGCTGCCAG GGCCGAACGGGACCCCGAGAAATATCATCGCAACCCGGACgagcagcctcccccctcccagtgTGTGCGCTGCTGCGACCCCCCCACGcactcctctgccctgccccacatcaACATCACCATCCTGAAAG GTGAGAAGGGGGACAGGGGCGAGCGAGGCCTGCAGGGGAAGTTTGGCAAAGCTGGATCGGCAGGCAGCAGGGGCCACATGGGGCCCAAGGGACAGAAGGGGAGCATCGGGGCCATGGGGGAGCCATGCAAAAGTCACTACGCTGCGTTCTCCGTGGGCCGCAAGAAGCCCCTGCACAGCAACGACTACTACCAGACGCTGATCTTCGACACCGAGTTTGTCAACCTCTATGGCCACTTCAACATGTTCACAGGCAGGTTCTACTGCTACGTGCCCGGCATCTACTACTTTGCGCTCAATGTGCACACCTGGAACCAGAAGGAGACCTACCTGCACATCGTGAAGAACGGGGCGGAGGTCGTGATCCTCTATGCCCAGATGAGCGACCGGAGCATCATGCAGAGCCAGAGCGTcatgctggagctgcaggagcaggacGAGGTCTGGGTGCGGCTCTTCAAAGGCGAGCGGGAGAACGCCGTCTTCAGCGATGAGTACGACACCTACGTCACCTTCAGCGGCTACCTGATCAAGCACAGCGGGGAGCCCTGA